The DNA window GTGCTGCCGTTCGACGACCGGGTGGAGCTGGCGGAGGCGCTGCGCGCCCGCTTCGGCGACCTGGTTGGGCAGCCATGATTCCGCTGACCCTGGCCGAGGTGGCGGCCGCGGTCGACGGCCGGCTCGTCGCCGCCGACCCGGACACCCGGGTGACCGGCTCGGTGGAGTTCGACTCCCGCAAGGTCACCCCCGGCGGCCTCTTCGTCGCCTTCCCGGGCGAGAAGGTGGACGGGCACGACTACGCGGCCGGCGCGGTCTCCTCCGGCGCGGTGGCCGTGCTCGGCACCCGCGAGGTGCCCGGCGTGCCGATGGTGCTGGTCGGCGACGCGCTCGACGCCATGGGGCGGCTGGCCCGCGCGGTGGTCGACCGGCTGCCCGGCCTGACCGTCATCGGGCTGACCGGTTCCTCCGGCAAGACCACCACCAAGGACCTGATCGCCCAGCTGGCCGTCCGGCTCGGCCCGACCGTGGCGCCGCCCGGCTCGTTCAACAACGAGCTGGGGCACCCGTACACGGCGTTGCAGGCCGGCCCGGAGACCCGCTACCTCGTGATGGAGAAGGGCGCCCGGGGGGTGGGTCACATCCGCTACCTGTGTGACGTGGTGCCGCCGCGGATCTCGGTGGTGCTCAACGTCGGGGTGGCGCACATCGGCGAGTTCGGCTCGGTGGAGACCATCGCGCTCGCCAAGGGGGAGCTGGTCGAGGCGCTGCCCGCCGACGGGCTGGCCGTGCTCAACGCCGACGACCCGCGGGTCGACGCCATGGCGGCGCGCACCGGGGCCCGGGTGGTCCGCTACGGCGAGTCCGAGCGGGCCGACGTGCGGGCGGTCGACGTGACGCTGGACGGGCGGGGCCGGGCGTCGTACACCCTCGTCACGCCCGAGGGGAGCGCTCCGGTGCGGCTCGGGCTGACCGGCCGGCACCAGGTGTCCAACTCGCTGGCCGCCGCGGCGGTCGCCCGCGAGCTGGGCCTGCCCCTGGCGGAGCTGGCGGTGGCCCTGGGCGAGCTGGGCCTGGTCTCCACCCGCCGGATGGACGTGTTCGAGCGTCCCGACGGGGTGACCGTGATCGACGACTCGTACAACGCCAACCCGGCCTCCACCGGCGTGGCGCTGCGGGCGCTGGCGAGCATGCGCGGTACGGGGCGTACCGTCGCGGTGCTCGGCTACATGGCCGAGTTGGGCGACTTCGAACGGGAGGGGCACCAGCAGGTCGGCCGCCTGGCGGCCGAACTGGGGGTCGACCGGCTGCTCGTGGTGGGCGAGTCGGCGGCGCCGATCCACGAAGGCGCGACAGCGGTAAGCAACTGGGGAGGAGAGTCGGTGCTGCTCACCGATCAGGCGGCGGCCGTCGAGGTGCTGCGGAGCGAGCTACGTCCGGGTGACGTGGTGCTGGTGAAGGGCTCCCGGTACCGCACCTGGGAGGTGGCCGACGCGCTGCGCGCGGACGCCGGGGAAGGTTCGGCCGCATGAGGGCGGTGATCGTCGCCATCGGGGTCGCCTTCCTCATCTCGCTCTTCTGCACCCCGATCGCGATCAAGGTGTTCACCCGGCTCAAGGCGGGCCAGCCGATCCGGGCCGAGGGCCCGGCCATGCACCAGGGCAAGAAGGGCACGCCCACCATGGGCGGCGTGGTCTTCATCCTGGCCACGGTGATCGCGTACGTCGCCGGCCACCTGGCCCTGACCACCCTGCCGGACGCGCAGATCGCCCAGGTCGAGCCGACCATCACGGCGCTGGTGCTGCTGGGGCTCATGGTGTTCTCCGGCGCGGTCGGCTTCATCGACGACTTCCTGAAGGTCCGCAAGCGGCACAGCGGCGGCCTCAACAAGCGCGGGAAGCTCGCCGGCCAGATCCTGGTCGGCGCGATCTTCGGCGTGGTGGCGCTCTACTTCCCGAGCAGCATGACCGACGTCCGCGGCAACGCGACCAACACGGAGACCGTCGGCAGCACCATGCTGAGCTTCATCCGGGACATCCCGGCCCTGGAGATCGGCAAGATCGGCGCGGTCATCGTGATCATCCTGGTGGTGATGGCGGCGACCAACGGGGTGAACCTCACCGACGGCCTCGACGGCCTGGCCACCGGCGCCTCGGTGATGGTTCTCGCCGCGTACGCACTGATCGCCTTCTGGCAGTACCGGCACTGGTGCGCCGACCCGAACTACCCCGCCGGGGCGTACTGCTACACGGTCCGGGACCCGCTGGAGATCGCCTTGATCGCGGGCGCGGCGGCCGGGGCCTGCGTCGGCTTCCTGTGGTGGAACACCTCGCCGGCCCGGATCTTCATGGGCGACACCGGCGCTCTGGGCCTGGGCGGGCTGATCGCCGGCATGGCGATGTCCACCCGGACCATCCTGCTGCTGCCGATCATCGGCGGTCTCTTCGTGATCATCACGATGTCCGTGGTGATCCAGATCATCTCGTTCCGCACCACCGGCAAACGGGTGTTCCGGATGTCACCGCTCCAGCACCACTTCGAGCTGGCCGGGTGGAGCGAGGTCAACATCGTGGTCCGGTTCTGGATCATCGCCGGCATCGGCGTGGCCATCGCGCTGGGCCTGTTCTACAGCGAGTTCCTCGCCGCGATGAGCTGACCCACCAGCGAAAGGAAGGGCCCCTTCTTAACAGACGTCTGTTAAGAAGGGGCCCTTCCTTCAGGTCCGACACGCCGACCGGGCGGTTGCGCCACGGACGGGCGGGTCGAGCCGCCATGATGGGCGGGTGGGGGAGGCGAGAAACACCGAGGGCGCGACCCAGACGCAGGCCCGGCGGCCGCCCGCGGCGACCCGTCCGGCCGACCCGCCCGGGCCGCTGCTCGGGCTGGACGCGGCCGGCGGGCTGGCCGCGCTGCGCGGCCTGCTGGCCCGGCCGCTGGCCTCCTACTACCTGCTGCTCTCCAGCGCCGGCCTGCTGCTGCTGATCGGCCTCACCATGGTCTTCTCCGCGACCAGCGTGAAGGACTACGCCGAGGAGGGGAACGCCACGGCGTCCCTGGTCAAGCAGACGATCTTCGCGGTGATCGGGATCGTCGCCTTCTGGGCCTGCCAACGGCTGCCCGGCCGGACGTTCCGGGCGGTGGCCCGGCCCTTCCTCGGCGTGGCCGTGGTGCTCCTGCTGGTCCTCAACCTGCTGGTCGCGCTGGAGGCGCTGTTCCGCGTCACGTCGCTCGGCCCGCTCAAGGCCGAGCTGCTCTGGCTCTACGTCGGCCCGATCTCGGTGCAGCCCGTCGAGGTGGCGAAGTTCGCGCTGGTGCTCTGGGGCGCCCACGTGCTGGCCCGCAAGGGCGCCGCGCTCGGCTGGTGGAAGGAGCTGGCCACCCCGCTGTTCCCGGTGGTCGGCCTGCTCTTCGTGCTGGTCGGCTACAACGACCTGGGCAGCATGCTCTGCCTGCTCGCCCTGGTGGTCGGGATGCTCTGGGCGGCCGGGGTGCGGATGCGGGTGTTCGCCGCCCTCTCCGCGGTCGGCCTGGCCGGCGTCGGCCTGCTGGTCGCCGCCGCGTCGCTCGGCGCCGGCTCCGGGTCCCGGGACGCCGACAACTACCGGCTGGGGCGGCTCACCTCGTTCCTCCACCCGCCCGACCCGAAGACCTGCTTCGACGAGCAGCTGCCGAACTGCTACCAGCTCGTCCAGGCCCGCTTCGCGCTGGAGAACGGCGGCTGGTTCGGCGTCGGACTCGGCAAGAGCAGCGCCAAGTTCGGCTGGCTGCCCGAGGCGCACAACGACTTCATCTTCGCGGTGATCGCCGAGGAGCTGGGCGTGGTCGGCTGCACCGTGGTGCTGGTGCTCTTCGCCGTGCTCGCCTACTCCGGGCTGCGGATCGCCCGCCGGGTGGAGGACCCGTTCCGCCGGCTCGCCGCCGCCGGGGTCACCGCCTGGCTGGTCGGCCAGGCCGTCATCAACATCGGCGGGGTCACCGGGCTGCTGCCGCTCACCGGCGTACCCCTGCCCTTCATCTCCGACGGCGGCAGCGCCCTCGTGGTGACGCTGGCCGCGGTCGGGATGCTCGCCTCCTTCGCCCGGGCCGAGCCGGACGCGGCCCGGGCCCTGCATGCCCGTCCGCCGGCCCGGTGGGTCCGACTAGTGTGGGCCCCGTTGCCGCCGCTTCCCGGCCGGCGCCGCCCGGCGTCGCCACCGGCGGACCGAGGGTCCGTGCCCCGGTCCCGCCCGCGACGGCAGGACGACCAGGCCGCGGCCCGCGGCGTCCGGTCCGACCGGACGCGCGCCGGCACGGCGAGCGAGAGGAGACGCTGATGGGTCCGCTGCGTTCGGTGGTGCTCTGCGGGGGCGGTACGGGTGGGCACATCTACCCACTGCTCGCCTTCGCCGACTGCCTGCGCCGACACGACCCGAGCGTCCGGATCACCTGCCTCGGCACACCGAAAGGGCTGGAGAACGAGCTGATCCCGCCGGCCGGCTACGACCTGCGCCAGATCCCGGCCTACCAGCTGCCCCGCTCGGTCAACATGAGCCTGGTGCGCACGCCGGACCGGATGTGGAAGGCGGCCCGCGCGGCGGGCAAGGTGCTCGACGAGGTGCGGGCCGACGTCGTGATCGGCTTCGGCGGGTACGTCTCGGTCCCCGGCTACCTGGCCGCGTGGCGGCGCGAGCTGCCCATCGTCATCCATGAGGTGAACGTGCCGCCGGGCGTGGCCAACCGGCTCGGGATGAAGTTCACCAAGAACGTCGCGGTCGGCTTCCCGCACCAGCCGGCGCAGGCCGAGTCGCTGCGCGACGCCCGGGTGGTCGGGGTGCCGCTGCGCCGGGGCATCGCCGGGCTGGACCGGGCCGCCGTGCGCAACGCCGCCCGCGCCCACTTCGGGCTCCGCCCCGACCTGCCCGTGCTCTTCGTGGCCGGCGGCTCGCAGGGCGCCCGCTCGATCAACCTGGCGGTCTCCGGGGCCGCCAAGGAGCTGGCCCGCAACGGCGTGCAGGTGCTGCACGTGATCGGCGCCCGCAACGAGCCGGTCTCCGTCCCCACCGACCTGCCGGTGCCGTACGTGACCCTGCCCTACCTGTCCGAGATGGAGCTGGGCTACGCGGCCGCCGACCTGATGCTGGGCCGGGGCGGCGCCATGACCTGCGCCGAGGTGGCCGCCATCGGCCTGCCCACCATCTACGTGCCGTACCCGCACAGCAACCAGGAACAGAAGCGCAACGCCCTGCCCGTGGTGGAGGCCGGCGGCGGGCTGCTCGTCGACGACGCCGAGGTCACCCCGGCCTGGGTGGAGCGCACGGTGATCCCGCTGGTCCGCGACCCGCAGCGGCTCGCCGCGATGGGCGCCGCCGCGGCCGCGTACGGCCGGCGCGACGGCGACGTGGCCCTGCTGAACTTCGTCTACGAGGCGGTGTCCCGCTGATGTGGGGCGCCGCGACCGGAAGGTACGTCTCATGAACACCGCGCAGTTCACCCCCGCCGGCACGATGACCGCGGAGGACCTGGGCCGGATCCACCTGATCGGGGTGGGCGGCGTCGGCATGAGCGGCCTGGCCCGGCTCTTCCTCACCCGGGGCCTGCCGGTCTCCGGCAGCGAGCTGCGGGAGTGGCCCTCCCTGGCCGGCCTGCGGGCGCTGGGCGGCACCATCCACATGAGCCACGAGGCGACCAACCTCGACGGCGTGGACACGGTGGTCTACTCCTCGGCCATCCCGCAGGACCACCTGGAGATGGTCGAGGCGCGCCGGCGCGGGCTGCGGGTGCTGCACCGCTCCGAGGCCCTGGCCGCCGCGATGACCGGCCGCCGGACCGTGGCGGTCGCCGGCACCCACGGCAAGACCACCACGACCTCGATGGTCACCATGGTGCTCCAGCAGGCCGGCGCCGACCCGTCCTTCGTGATCGGTGGCGAGATCTCCGAGGTCGGCTCGGGCGCGCACCACGGCACGGGTGAGTACTTCGTGGTCGAGGCGGACGAGAGCGACCGCTCGTTCCTCATCTACCGCCCGTACGTGTCGATCATCACGAACGTCGAGGCGGACCACCTCAACACCTACGGCGACCTGGCCAACCTGGAGGCGACCTTCGCCGAGTTCGCCCGGCTCACCGACCCGGAGGGCTTCATCGTCACCTGCGCCGACGACCCGGGCGGGCGGCGGCTGGCCGAGACGCTGCGGGCCGAGGGGCGCCGGGTCTGGACGTACGGCGAGTCCGCCGACGCCGACCTGAAGCTCAGCGAGATGGCCTCCTCGGCGCAGGGGGTGCGCTACCTGGCCGAGATCGAGGGCCGGTCGCTGGGCGAGATCCGGCTCCCGGTGCCGGGCCGGCACATGGGACTCAACAGCGCCTCCGCGGTGCTCGCCGCGTACCTGCTGGAGCTGCCGATCACGGCGGCGGAGGCCGCGCTCGGCGCGTTCCCCGGCGTGCGGCGGCGCTTCGAGCGCAAGGGCGTCGCCGACGGCGTGCTGGTCTACGACGAGTACGCCTACCACCCGACCTCCATGACGCTGGCCCTGCAGACGCTGCGGGAGGTGGCCGGCGAGGGCCGGCTCATCGTGGTGTTCCAGCCCTACCGGCTGTACCGCACCCGCGACCTCCAGGCGGAGATCGCCGCCGCTCTCGGCATCGCCGACGAGCTGGTGCTGCTGGAGGTCTTCGGCCCAGGCGAGCTGCGCCAGCCCGGCGAGGGCTCGGCCGCGCTGCTGCAGGTGGTGCCGCTGCCGGCGGACCGGAAGGTCTTCGTCGAGGCGTGGGACGACGTGCCGGCCGAGGTGGCCCGCCGGGCCCGGCCGGGCGACGTGGTGGTGACCATGGGCGCGCCGCCGATCTCGCTGATGGGCGACCAGCTGCTCGACGCCCTGCTGGCCCGGAGCGCTGACGCCGCGGCGATCGGCACCGGCGTCGACCCGGACGGCGCGGCGGCCACGGCCGGATGAGCCCCGGCCCGGCCCGTGGCCGCACCCCCGGCCAGGACGGCGGGGCCGGCCGGCGCAGCCCGGCCCGCCGGTGGCAGCTGGTCCGGGCGAGCGCGGACGCCGTACCCCCGTCCACCCGGCGTTTCATGGCCCGGGCCCGGCAGCGGCGGATGCGCGCGGCGCTGCCCTGGGCGGTCGCCGCCGCCGTGCTGGCGATCGCCGGGCTGGTCGCCTGGACCGTGCTGGGCACCGGCCTGTTCGGTGTCCGGGAGGTACGGGTGGTCGGCGCGACGCTGGTCACCCCGGTCGAGGTGCGCGACGCCGCGGCCGTGCCGGACGACGCTCCGCTGGCCCGGGTGGACCTGGCCGCGACCGCCCGCCGGGTGGGCACGCTCGCCGCGGTGGAGCGGGCCACGGTGGAGCGGGACTGGCCGGGCGCCCTGGTGATCCGGGTGGTGGAGCGGTCCCCGGTGGCCGCGGTGCCGCAGGGCGAGCGCTGGGCGGTCGTGGACCGGGCCGGCGTGGTCTTCCAGAACCTGGACCAGGCGCCCGCCGGGCTGCCGGTCGTCCGGGTCGGCAGGCCGGCTCCCGACGATCCCGGCACCCGCGCCGGGCTGGCCGTGCTCGCCGCGCTCAGCCCGCAGCTGCGCGCCGAGCTGGTCGCGGTGGACGTGGCCGGGCTGGCCCGGATCACCCTGCTGCTGCGCGAGGACCGGAAGGTGGTCTGGGGCGACGCGACCCGCAGCGGGGACAAGTCCAAGGTGGCCACCGCCCTGCTGGGTCGGAAGGCCGACACGATCGACGTCAGCGCTCCGGACGTGGTCACCTTCCAGTGATCTGCCGGTCGGCCGACGTGAGCCGGCCCGCTCCCCGGGCGACACGCCGGAAAGGTCCTTGGCTCAGCGCGCGGCGGCGCATACGTTGCCCCGAAGAGATCAGTGGTTGACATAGCTCTAAGCCTCTAGTAGAGGGTGAGGGTTTCAGCCGTCGGAATCGCCGGGGAATGCTCTGCCGCTGGTCTTGGCCAAGCCGTGTGGGGTCGGCCCATGCCAATCTCGAAGGGAAAGGACCGGAGATGACACCTCCGCACAACTACCTGGCGGTCATCAAGGTCGTCGGCATCGGGGGCGGTGGCGTGAACGCCGTCAACCGGATGATCGAGGTTGGGCTCAAGGGCGTCGAGTTCATCGCGATCAACACCGACGCGCAGGCGTTGCTCATGAGCGACGCCGACGTCAAGCTCGACGTCGGCCGGGAGTTGACCCGCGGCCTGGGCGCCGGCGCCAATCCGGACGTCGGCAAGAACGCCGCCGAGGACCACCGCGACGAGATCGAGGAGGTGCTCAAGGGCGCCGACATGGTCTTCGTGACCTGCGGTGAGGGCGGCGGCACCGGCACCGGCGGCGCGCCGGTGGTGGCCAACATCGCGCGCAAGCTCGGCGCGCTCACCATCGGCGTGGTCACCCGGCCGTTCTCCTTCGAGGGCAAGCGCCGTCAGGTGCAGGCCGAGTCGGGCATCGAGGAGCTGCGCAACCAGTGCGACACGCTCATCGTGATCCCCAACGACCGGCTGCTCGCGCTCGGTGACCGCAACATCTCCATGATGGACGCCTTCCGCACGGCGGACCAGGTGCTCCTCTCCGGTGTCCAGGGCATCACCGACCTGATCACCACGCCGGGTCTGATCAACCTGGACTTCGCCGACGTGAAGAGCGTCATGAGCGGCGCGGGCAGCGCGCTCATGGGCATCGGCAGCGCCCGCGGCGAGAACCGCGCCGTGGAGGCGGCCGAGGCGGCCATCTCCAGCCCGCTGCTGGAGCAGAGCATGGACGGCGCGCGGGGCGTGCTGCTCTCCATCGCCGGTGGCTCCGACCTGGGCCTGTTCGAGATCAACGACGCGGCCCAGCTGGTCACCGACGCGGCCCACCCGGACGCCAACATCATCTTCGGCGCGGTCATC is part of the Micromonospora halotolerans genome and encodes:
- a CDS encoding cell division protein FtsQ/DivIB; amino-acid sequence: MSPGPARGRTPGQDGGAGRRSPARRWQLVRASADAVPPSTRRFMARARQRRMRAALPWAVAAAVLAIAGLVAWTVLGTGLFGVREVRVVGATLVTPVEVRDAAAVPDDAPLARVDLAATARRVGTLAAVERATVERDWPGALVIRVVERSPVAAVPQGERWAVVDRAGVVFQNLDQAPAGLPVVRVGRPAPDDPGTRAGLAVLAALSPQLRAELVAVDVAGLARITLLLREDRKVVWGDATRSGDKSKVATALLGRKADTIDVSAPDVVTFQ
- the murC gene encoding UDP-N-acetylmuramate--L-alanine ligase translates to MNTAQFTPAGTMTAEDLGRIHLIGVGGVGMSGLARLFLTRGLPVSGSELREWPSLAGLRALGGTIHMSHEATNLDGVDTVVYSSAIPQDHLEMVEARRRGLRVLHRSEALAAAMTGRRTVAVAGTHGKTTTTSMVTMVLQQAGADPSFVIGGEISEVGSGAHHGTGEYFVVEADESDRSFLIYRPYVSIITNVEADHLNTYGDLANLEATFAEFARLTDPEGFIVTCADDPGGRRLAETLRAEGRRVWTYGESADADLKLSEMASSAQGVRYLAEIEGRSLGEIRLPVPGRHMGLNSASAVLAAYLLELPITAAEAALGAFPGVRRRFERKGVADGVLVYDEYAYHPTSMTLALQTLREVAGEGRLIVVFQPYRLYRTRDLQAEIAAALGIADELVLLEVFGPGELRQPGEGSAALLQVVPLPADRKVFVEAWDDVPAEVARRARPGDVVVTMGAPPISLMGDQLLDALLARSADAAAIGTGVDPDGAAATAG
- the murG gene encoding undecaprenyldiphospho-muramoylpentapeptide beta-N-acetylglucosaminyltransferase, with product MGPLRSVVLCGGGTGGHIYPLLAFADCLRRHDPSVRITCLGTPKGLENELIPPAGYDLRQIPAYQLPRSVNMSLVRTPDRMWKAARAAGKVLDEVRADVVIGFGGYVSVPGYLAAWRRELPIVIHEVNVPPGVANRLGMKFTKNVAVGFPHQPAQAESLRDARVVGVPLRRGIAGLDRAAVRNAARAHFGLRPDLPVLFVAGGSQGARSINLAVSGAAKELARNGVQVLHVIGARNEPVSVPTDLPVPYVTLPYLSEMELGYAAADLMLGRGGAMTCAEVAAIGLPTIYVPYPHSNQEQKRNALPVVEAGGGLLVDDAEVTPAWVERTVIPLVRDPQRLAAMGAAAAAYGRRDGDVALLNFVYEAVSR
- the mraY gene encoding phospho-N-acetylmuramoyl-pentapeptide-transferase; the encoded protein is MRAVIVAIGVAFLISLFCTPIAIKVFTRLKAGQPIRAEGPAMHQGKKGTPTMGGVVFILATVIAYVAGHLALTTLPDAQIAQVEPTITALVLLGLMVFSGAVGFIDDFLKVRKRHSGGLNKRGKLAGQILVGAIFGVVALYFPSSMTDVRGNATNTETVGSTMLSFIRDIPALEIGKIGAVIVIILVVMAATNGVNLTDGLDGLATGASVMVLAAYALIAFWQYRHWCADPNYPAGAYCYTVRDPLEIALIAGAAAGACVGFLWWNTSPARIFMGDTGALGLGGLIAGMAMSTRTILLLPIIGGLFVIITMSVVIQIISFRTTGKRVFRMSPLQHHFELAGWSEVNIVVRFWIIAGIGVAIALGLFYSEFLAAMS
- the ftsZ gene encoding cell division protein FtsZ → MTPPHNYLAVIKVVGIGGGGVNAVNRMIEVGLKGVEFIAINTDAQALLMSDADVKLDVGRELTRGLGAGANPDVGKNAAEDHRDEIEEVLKGADMVFVTCGEGGGTGTGGAPVVANIARKLGALTIGVVTRPFSFEGKRRQVQAESGIEELRNQCDTLIVIPNDRLLALGDRNISMMDAFRTADQVLLSGVQGITDLITTPGLINLDFADVKSVMSGAGSALMGIGSARGENRAVEAAEAAISSPLLEQSMDGARGVLLSIAGGSDLGLFEINDAAQLVTDAAHPDANIIFGAVIDDALGDEVRVTVIAAGFDGGAPAYKAVEPSRKTNQNPPTQANAPVSPPATMPAPQQSPRRVLFDDVDVPDFLKNGS
- a CDS encoding FtsW/RodA/SpoVE family cell cycle protein produces the protein MDAAGGLAALRGLLARPLASYYLLLSSAGLLLLIGLTMVFSATSVKDYAEEGNATASLVKQTIFAVIGIVAFWACQRLPGRTFRAVARPFLGVAVVLLLVLNLLVALEALFRVTSLGPLKAELLWLYVGPISVQPVEVAKFALVLWGAHVLARKGAALGWWKELATPLFPVVGLLFVLVGYNDLGSMLCLLALVVGMLWAAGVRMRVFAALSAVGLAGVGLLVAAASLGAGSGSRDADNYRLGRLTSFLHPPDPKTCFDEQLPNCYQLVQARFALENGGWFGVGLGKSSAKFGWLPEAHNDFIFAVIAEELGVVGCTVVLVLFAVLAYSGLRIARRVEDPFRRLAAAGVTAWLVGQAVINIGGVTGLLPLTGVPLPFISDGGSALVVTLAAVGMLASFARAEPDAARALHARPPARWVRLVWAPLPPLPGRRRPASPPADRGSVPRSRPRRQDDQAAARGVRSDRTRAGTASERRR
- a CDS encoding UDP-N-acetylmuramoyl-tripeptide--D-alanyl-D-alanine ligase, with translation MIPLTLAEVAAAVDGRLVAADPDTRVTGSVEFDSRKVTPGGLFVAFPGEKVDGHDYAAGAVSSGAVAVLGTREVPGVPMVLVGDALDAMGRLARAVVDRLPGLTVIGLTGSSGKTTTKDLIAQLAVRLGPTVAPPGSFNNELGHPYTALQAGPETRYLVMEKGARGVGHIRYLCDVVPPRISVVLNVGVAHIGEFGSVETIALAKGELVEALPADGLAVLNADDPRVDAMAARTGARVVRYGESERADVRAVDVTLDGRGRASYTLVTPEGSAPVRLGLTGRHQVSNSLAAAAVARELGLPLAELAVALGELGLVSTRRMDVFERPDGVTVIDDSYNANPASTGVALRALASMRGTGRTVAVLGYMAELGDFEREGHQQVGRLAAELGVDRLLVVGESAAPIHEGATAVSNWGGESVLLTDQAAAVEVLRSELRPGDVVLVKGSRYRTWEVADALRADAGEGSAA